Proteins encoded in a region of the Gemmatimonadota bacterium genome:
- a CDS encoding stage 0 sporulation protein has translation MVVEAERGEDLGRVTAGGAIAERKCQGCSTGCAAPVPERRVLRRARPEEVERLLGLRSDETRVRRVTREKVQGYGLKMKVSDAEWQYDHNKLIIYFTAERRVDFRELVRDLARTFRTRIELKQVGVRDEAALLGGVGRCGRELCCSTWLQELKPVSLQLAKDQRLSLNPSQISGCCGRLMCCLTYEHYAYLEARKRFPREGKTLVTARGREKVVSVDIWRERVLLKDPEGGRRTLALAELRAEVAAAAEAGAGQEQAAAGWVTAPDAEGNGTGLDGEQPNHRAAVALDGEDLDG, from the coding sequence GCCGGGTCACAGCCGGCGGTGCCATTGCGGAACGCAAGTGCCAGGGCTGTTCCACTGGTTGCGCGGCGCCCGTGCCGGAGCGCCGCGTGCTCCGGCGGGCGCGGCCCGAGGAGGTCGAGCGGCTGCTCGGCTTGCGCTCGGACGAGACGCGCGTGCGGCGCGTCACCCGCGAGAAGGTGCAGGGCTACGGCCTCAAGATGAAGGTCAGCGATGCGGAATGGCAGTACGACCACAACAAGCTGATCATCTATTTCACTGCCGAGCGGCGCGTCGATTTCCGCGAGCTGGTACGTGACCTCGCGCGCACGTTCCGCACGCGCATCGAGCTCAAGCAGGTGGGCGTGCGGGACGAGGCCGCACTGCTGGGAGGGGTCGGTCGATGCGGCCGGGAACTCTGCTGTTCGACCTGGCTGCAGGAGCTGAAGCCCGTTAGCCTGCAGCTCGCCAAGGACCAGCGGCTATCGCTGAACCCGTCGCAGATCTCGGGTTGCTGCGGCCGGCTCATGTGCTGCCTGACCTACGAGCACTACGCCTACCTCGAGGCGCGCAAGCGCTTCCCGCGGGAGGGTAAGACCCTGGTCACCGCGCGGGGGCGGGAGAAAGTGGTGAGTGTGGATATCTGGCGCGAGCGCGTGCTGCTCAAGGACCCCGAGGGCGGACGCCGCACGCTCGCGCTGGCCGAGCTCAGGGCCGAGGTGGCCGCTGCGGCGGAAGCCGGCGCGGGACAGGAACAGGCAGCAGCCGGCTGGGTCACAGCGCCCGATGCCGAAGGCAATGGCACTGGCCTGGACGGCGAGCAGCCGAACCACCGGGCAGCCGTCGCTCTGGACGGGGAGGACCTCGACGGGTGA
- a CDS encoding methionine--tRNA ligase has product MKGFYYLTTAIDYANGPPHIGHAFEKIGGDAVARYHRRKGENVHLVVGMDEHGLNVLQSAGAAGITPQQWVDDLAGQFLSAWQRLSISNDDFIRTTQPRHRRAVNVMIERMQRAGDLYRGTYEGYYCVRCEAYKAEEELSGEGGVAGLRCPLHPTREIVWMREENWFFRLSRYRDQLLQLLDQRPEFVQPEIRRNEIRRVLEEGLQDISVSRSRLPWGVPWPGEPDQTVYVWIDALTNYLSAVGFPDPGYTAFWPADLHVIGKDITRFHCIYWPAMLLSAGLELPGSVWAHGFLTYEGSKFSKSAGAWVDLDDAIGRYGPDALRYYLLREVPWAGDGDFSWSRFAERYTAELADDLGNLANRTITMIERYRGGRVPAGAATALDETAGAVLRRYTEAMDAHLLHQGAATAMELADAANVFIERRAPWRQAREGDQAAELDATLASLARTLGKLATLLEPFMPQKMAALGGWLGLEPLPQLDQLATLELAGRRVKRAEVLFPKWSSP; this is encoded by the coding sequence GTGAAGGGCTTTTATTACCTCACCACCGCCATCGACTACGCCAACGGCCCCCCTCACATCGGTCACGCCTTCGAGAAGATCGGCGGCGATGCCGTCGCGCGCTACCACCGCCGGAAAGGGGAGAACGTCCATCTGGTGGTCGGGATGGACGAGCACGGGCTGAACGTGCTGCAGAGCGCGGGTGCCGCGGGCATCACGCCGCAGCAGTGGGTGGATGATCTGGCCGGGCAGTTCCTCTCCGCGTGGCAGCGCCTCTCCATCAGCAACGACGACTTCATCCGCACCACGCAGCCGCGGCACAGGCGCGCGGTCAACGTGATGATCGAGCGGATGCAGCGAGCGGGCGACCTCTATCGCGGCACCTACGAGGGTTACTACTGCGTGCGCTGCGAGGCATACAAGGCGGAGGAGGAACTGTCGGGGGAGGGCGGGGTGGCGGGGCTGAGGTGCCCCCTCCACCCCACCCGCGAAATCGTCTGGATGCGGGAGGAGAACTGGTTTTTCCGGCTCTCCCGCTACCGTGACCAGCTCCTCCAACTGCTGGACCAGCGGCCGGAATTCGTGCAGCCGGAGATCCGGCGCAACGAGATCCGGCGGGTTCTCGAGGAAGGACTGCAGGACATCTCCGTCTCGCGGAGCCGATTGCCGTGGGGCGTGCCCTGGCCGGGCGAGCCGGATCAGACGGTCTACGTCTGGATCGATGCACTGACCAACTATCTCTCGGCAGTGGGATTCCCGGACCCCGGCTACACCGCGTTCTGGCCGGCCGACCTGCACGTGATCGGCAAGGACATCACACGCTTCCACTGCATTTACTGGCCGGCCATGCTGCTGAGCGCGGGCCTCGAGCTGCCAGGCTCCGTCTGGGCACACGGCTTCTTGACGTACGAGGGCAGCAAGTTCTCGAAGTCCGCCGGCGCCTGGGTCGACCTCGATGACGCCATTGGCCGCTACGGCCCCGACGCGCTGCGCTACTACCTGCTGCGCGAAGTGCCATGGGCCGGCGACGGCGACTTCTCCTGGTCCCGTTTCGCCGAGCGCTACACCGCAGAGCTGGCCGACGACCTGGGTAACCTCGCCAATCGCACTATCACCATGATCGAACGCTACCGCGGCGGCCGGGTCCCGGCCGGCGCCGCTACGGCACTCGACGAGACCGCCGGCGCCGTGCTCCGGCGCTACACTGAGGCGATGGACGCCCACCTGCTGCACCAGGGCGCGGCCACGGCCATGGAGCTGGCCGACGCGGCCAATGTTTTCATCGAGCGGCGCGCGCCCTGGCGGCAGGCGCGGGAAGGCGACCAGGCCGCCGAGCTGGACGCGACGCTGGCCTCCCTGGCACGGACGCTGGGCAAGCTGGCCACGCTGCTCGAGCCCTTCATGCCCCAGAAGATGGCGGCGCTCGGGGGCTGGCTCGGGCTCGAGCCCCTTCCACAACTCGACCAGCTCGCCACGCTCGAACTGGCCGGCCGGCGCGTGAAGCGGGCGGAAGTACTGTTCCCCAAGTGGTCGAGTCCATAA
- a CDS encoding M23 family metallopeptidase has product MARRQWTLLLVPDDHTSSRQFRVSRELVQVAIAGGLVLFSLLASLVAGLLVQESRSAQSGRLVQENAVLQTELQRMHSQAAQLKASLDELGKRDEQYRLIAGLEPIDEEVREAGIGGPGTETLESNELWRVDPELGEAAFTTAYDLNAMTRRARLLSSSWREATETLRRKHQLLAATPSILPTRGVISSAFSRQRWHPILDRPRAHEGIDIVARRGTPILAAANGRVTYVGRQADYGLMVEVDHGYGRVTRYAHASRALARPGQLVRRGEKIGEVGDTGLAIGPHLHYEVLVDGRPTNPRRFIFDRDVLAE; this is encoded by the coding sequence ATGGCCCGACGGCAGTGGACGCTTCTGCTTGTGCCGGACGACCATACTTCCTCGCGGCAGTTCCGGGTCTCGCGTGAATTGGTCCAGGTGGCGATCGCCGGCGGGCTCGTCCTCTTCTCGCTCCTCGCCTCCCTGGTCGCCGGGCTGCTGGTGCAGGAGAGCCGGAGCGCACAATCCGGGCGGCTGGTCCAGGAGAACGCCGTGCTGCAGACGGAGCTGCAGCGCATGCACAGCCAGGCGGCCCAGTTGAAGGCGTCGCTGGATGAGCTGGGGAAACGGGACGAACAATACCGGCTGATCGCGGGGCTCGAGCCCATTGACGAAGAGGTGCGCGAGGCAGGGATCGGCGGACCGGGTACAGAGACCCTCGAGTCGAACGAGTTATGGCGCGTCGACCCCGAGTTGGGCGAAGCGGCGTTCACCACGGCATACGACTTGAATGCCATGACTCGCCGGGCACGGCTGCTTTCCTCGAGCTGGAGGGAGGCGACCGAGACACTGCGACGGAAGCACCAGCTTCTGGCGGCGACGCCGTCGATCCTGCCGACTCGGGGCGTGATATCCAGCGCCTTCAGCCGGCAGCGGTGGCACCCGATCCTGGACCGGCCGCGTGCCCACGAGGGGATCGACATCGTGGCGCGCAGGGGCACGCCGATCCTGGCCGCAGCCAACGGCCGTGTGACGTACGTTGGCCGGCAGGCGGACTATGGGTTGATGGTCGAGGTGGACCACGGCTACGGCCGGGTGACGCGCTACGCGCACGCGTCGCGGGCCCTGGCGCGGCCTGGCCAGTTGGTACGGCGGGGGGAGAAGATTGGGGAGGTGGGGGATACTGGCCTGGCCATTGGCCCTCACCTCCATTACGAGGTGCTGGTGGACGGCCGGCCGACGAACCCGCGGCGCTTCATCTTCGATCGGGACGTGCTCGCGGAGTGA